One window of Salegentibacter sp. Hel_I_6 genomic DNA carries:
- a CDS encoding ABC transporter ATP-binding protein, with protein MENLLVAENIYKQFGNFTALNNVTIAIPRESIFGLLGPNGAGKTTLLRIINQITMPDKGQVFLDGKPLHPDDVAHIGYLPEERGLYKSMKVGEQALYLARLKGLTKAEAKERLEYWFKKLQIEGWWDKKIQELSKGMAQKVQFIITVLHRPKLLIFDEPFSGFDPVNAGLIKNEILQLKEEGATILFSTHRMESVEELCDYMALIHESNKLLDGKVSEIKRAYKSNTYEVGLESENDLALLAELKEKFIIGKTNFKSINHDLKLTIQLKDGETPNQLLDYLIGRARINHFVEVIPSVNDIFIKTVTQNA; from the coding sequence ATGGAAAATCTCTTAGTAGCAGAAAATATCTATAAGCAATTTGGCAATTTTACTGCACTAAATAATGTTACAATAGCTATTCCCCGTGAAAGTATTTTTGGCCTTTTAGGTCCTAATGGAGCTGGAAAAACAACATTACTTCGAATTATCAACCAAATCACCATGCCAGATAAAGGGCAGGTTTTTCTTGATGGTAAACCCTTGCATCCTGACGATGTTGCGCATATTGGTTACCTCCCGGAAGAACGTGGTCTTTATAAATCTATGAAAGTAGGTGAGCAAGCGCTTTACCTTGCGCGTTTAAAAGGGCTTACAAAAGCGGAAGCTAAGGAGCGCCTTGAATATTGGTTTAAAAAACTACAAATTGAAGGATGGTGGGATAAAAAGATACAGGAACTCTCTAAAGGGATGGCGCAAAAAGTACAGTTTATTATTACCGTTTTACATCGGCCAAAATTATTGATTTTTGATGAACCCTTCAGTGGGTTTGATCCTGTAAATGCTGGATTAATAAAGAATGAAATCCTTCAGCTTAAAGAGGAAGGCGCAACCATCCTATTTTCAACACATAGAATGGAAAGTGTTGAAGAATTATGCGATTATATGGCTTTAATACACGAGTCTAATAAATTATTGGATGGTAAAGTTTCAGAAATTAAAAGAGCATATAAATCTAATACCTATGAAGTAGGTCTTGAATCAGAAAATGATCTTGCTCTGTTGGCTGAATTAAAAGAGAAATTTATTATTGGTAAAACCAATTTTAAAAGTATAAACCACGATCTTAAATTAACTATTCAGCTAAAAGATGGGGAAACTCCAAATCAACTTTTAGATTATCTTATAGGTAGAGCCAGGATAAATCATTTTGTAGAAGTTATTCCTTCAGTAAACGATATTTTTATTAAAACCGTGACTCAAAATGCGTAA
- a CDS encoding YceI family protein: MRKSILSTFVIATLVMAVVGCKDDKNKAETSEAKDAATAQAEAMEFKVDTSASTIEWQGSKPTGEHTGTIRLSEGTFSANDSIIESGNFVIDMQSIEVTDLEGDDKKDLEAHLMGTVEGKEGDFFNATKYPEATFEVTEITEKDGQKMLSGNLTIKEETKNISFPVTIDQSGDSIEITSEEFSIDRTNWNVNFGSKSVFDGLGDNFVSDDITLKINLKATKA, from the coding sequence ATGAGAAAATCAATTTTAAGCACTTTTGTGATCGCAACTTTAGTAATGGCGGTTGTAGGATGTAAAGACGATAAAAATAAGGCAGAAACTTCTGAAGCTAAGGATGCTGCAACAGCACAGGCAGAAGCTATGGAGTTTAAGGTAGATACTTCTGCTTCTACTATTGAGTGGCAAGGTAGCAAACCAACCGGTGAGCATACAGGTACAATTAGACTTTCTGAAGGTACTTTTAGCGCTAATGATAGCATTATTGAAAGCGGAAATTTCGTTATCGACATGCAATCAATAGAGGTTACCGATCTTGAAGGAGATGATAAAAAAGATCTTGAAGCTCATTTAATGGGAACTGTAGAAGGTAAAGAAGGAGATTTCTTTAACGCTACTAAATACCCTGAAGCAACATTTGAAGTAACTGAAATCACTGAAAAAGACGGACAAAAAATGTTATCTGGTAACCTTACTATTAAGGAGGAAACTAAGAATATTAGCTTCCCAGTAACTATAGATCAATCTGGAGACAGCATTGAAATTACTAGTGAAGAATTTAGCATAGACAGAACTAACTGGAATGTGAATTTTGGTTCTAAATCTGTTTTTGACGGACTTGGTGATAACTTTGTAAGTGACGATATCACTTTAAAGATTAATCTAAAAGCTACTAAAGCTTAA
- a CDS encoding sigma-54 dependent transcriptional regulator, translated as MARILLIEDEAAIRRVLVKILTEESENYEVEEAVDGLDGTEKIKDQDFDLVLCDIKMPKMDGVEVLEAIMKIKPEIPVVMISGHGDLDTAVNTMKMGAFDYISKPPDLNRLLNTVRNALDRKELVVENTRLKKKVSKNFEMIGESQEIQRIKELIEKVAPTDARVLITGQNGTGKELVAHWIHQKSDRSKGPMVEVNCAAIPSELIESELFGHVKGAFTSANKDRAGKFEVANGGTIFLDEIGDMSLSAQAKVLRALQENKISRVGSGKDIKVDVRVVAATNKDLKKEIDEKKFREDLYHRLAVILIEVPSLNDRREDIPLLIDYFSEKISTEHGSVKKEFTEDALKTLKEYDWRGNIRELRNVVERLIILGGDKITEEDVKLFGSKF; from the coding sequence ATGGCACGTATTTTATTAATTGAGGACGAAGCAGCAATAAGAAGGGTTTTAGTGAAAATTTTAACCGAAGAGAGTGAGAATTATGAGGTTGAAGAAGCCGTTGATGGACTTGATGGCACTGAAAAAATAAAAGATCAGGATTTTGACCTTGTTCTTTGCGATATAAAAATGCCTAAAATGGATGGGGTAGAAGTGCTCGAAGCCATAATGAAAATAAAACCAGAAATTCCTGTAGTAATGATCTCGGGTCACGGTGATCTGGATACTGCTGTGAACACTATGAAAATGGGCGCTTTTGACTATATCTCAAAACCACCAGATTTAAACCGCTTATTGAATACAGTAAGAAATGCGCTGGATAGAAAAGAACTTGTTGTAGAAAATACCCGTCTTAAAAAGAAAGTAAGTAAGAATTTTGAAATGATTGGTGAATCCCAGGAGATTCAGCGAATTAAAGAACTTATTGAAAAAGTAGCTCCTACAGATGCCCGCGTGCTTATCACAGGCCAAAATGGTACTGGAAAAGAACTGGTGGCGCATTGGATACATCAAAAAAGCGATAGATCTAAAGGGCCAATGGTAGAAGTGAATTGTGCGGCTATCCCTTCAGAATTAATAGAAAGCGAACTTTTTGGTCACGTTAAAGGTGCTTTTACTTCAGCCAATAAAGATCGCGCAGGTAAATTTGAAGTAGCCAATGGCGGAACAATATTCCTTGACGAAATTGGCGATATGAGTCTTTCGGCACAGGCTAAAGTACTACGAGCTTTACAGGAAAATAAGATTTCGCGGGTAGGTAGCGGTAAGGATATTAAAGTAGATGTACGGGTAGTTGCTGCAACTAATAAAGATTTAAAGAAAGAAATTGATGAAAAGAAATTCAGAGAAGACCTTTACCACAGGCTGGCCGTTATTTTAATAGAAGTACCTTCTTTAAATGACCGTCGTGAAGATATCCCATTGCTTATAGATTATTTTAGTGAAAAGATATCTACAGAACACGGTTCAGTTAAAAAAGAATTTACCGAAGATGCTTTAAAAACACTAAAGGAATATGACTGGCGCGGAAATATTCGTGAACTTCGTAACGTAGTAGAGCGTCTTATAATTCTTGGGGGCGATAAAATAACCGAAGAAGATGTAAAACTCTTTGGAAGTAAATTCTAA
- the dnaJ gene encoding molecular chaperone DnaJ: protein MKEDYYDILGISKGASTAEVKKAYRKMAIKYHPDKNPGDSEAEEKFKKSAEAYEVLSNEDKRARYDRFGHQAFEGGGGGGFGGGGMNMDDIFSQFGDIFGGGFSGGGGFSGFGGGFGGGQRRAKGSNLRIRVSLTLEEIANGAEKKIKVKRKVQASGTTYKTCTTCKGTGQVTRVTNTILGRMQTASPCTACIGSGQIIDNKPPEADAHGLVQQDETVSIKIPAGVEDGMQLKVSGKGNDAPGNGIPGDLLVAIEEKEHHSLQREGDNLHYDLYISLSEAVLGSSREIDTVTGKVRIKIEEGVQSGKILRLRGKGIGNLNGYGKGDLLVHVNVWTPKNISKEQREFFERMADDDNFQPNPEKSDKSFFEKVKDMFS from the coding sequence ATGAAAGAAGATTATTATGACATTTTAGGCATAAGCAAAGGTGCCTCAACCGCAGAGGTTAAGAAAGCATATCGAAAAATGGCCATTAAGTACCACCCAGATAAAAATCCGGGTGATTCTGAAGCTGAAGAGAAATTTAAGAAATCTGCTGAAGCCTACGAAGTACTTAGCAATGAAGATAAGCGCGCCCGATACGACAGGTTTGGACACCAGGCCTTTGAAGGTGGCGGCGGTGGCGGCTTCGGCGGCGGCGGCATGAATATGGATGATATATTCAGCCAATTTGGAGACATCTTTGGTGGTGGTTTTAGCGGTGGTGGCGGCTTCTCTGGTTTTGGAGGAGGTTTTGGCGGTGGCCAAAGACGTGCTAAAGGAAGTAACCTAAGAATTAGGGTAAGTCTTACTTTAGAAGAAATTGCTAACGGTGCCGAGAAAAAAATTAAAGTAAAACGAAAAGTTCAGGCTTCTGGAACTACCTACAAAACCTGTACAACCTGTAAAGGTACAGGACAGGTAACAAGGGTAACCAATACTATTTTGGGAAGAATGCAAACTGCATCGCCTTGCACGGCTTGTATTGGTTCTGGCCAGATAATAGATAATAAACCGCCAGAGGCAGATGCCCATGGTTTGGTGCAGCAAGATGAAACCGTTTCTATTAAAATTCCTGCAGGGGTTGAAGATGGGATGCAGTTAAAAGTTTCTGGAAAAGGTAATGATGCTCCAGGAAATGGAATTCCCGGAGATTTGCTGGTAGCAATTGAAGAAAAAGAGCACCACAGCCTACAAAGAGAAGGTGATAACCTTCATTACGATCTCTATATTAGCTTGTCTGAAGCCGTTTTAGGCTCTTCAAGAGAAATAGACACAGTTACCGGAAAAGTTAGAATTAAGATTGAAGAAGGTGTTCAATCTGGAAAGATCCTTAGACTTAGAGGAAAAGGAATTGGTAACCTAAATGGTTACGGAAAAGGTGATCTATTAGTCCATGTAAATGTTTGGACTCCAAAAAATATTAGTAAAGAACAACGTGAATTCTTTGAAAGAATGGCTGATGACGACAACTTCCAGCCGAATCCTGAGAAGAGTGATAAATCGTTCTTTGAAAAAGTTAAAGATATGTTTTCTTAG
- a CDS encoding M20/M25/M40 family metallo-hydrolase has product MKKYIFAIFCLIFSANLIAQTEEKTKDSLQIRKLYDAALVKGQAYDWLDHLSNNIGGRLSGSRNAEKAVEYTKAQLEELGLDKVWLQPVMVPKWTRGAREHAYIQTGPGMTTEVNITALGGSVATAGGGLKAKVIEVQGIEDLENYKDEIKGKIVFYNRPMQPELIQTFEAYGGCVDQRYSGAEAAGKYGAAGVIVRSVSHKIDKNPHTGSMSYGDLPDSKRIPAAAISTKDAEYLSGILKLKKDLEFYYKLSSENHGEVQSYNVIGEITGSEFPDEIMVVGGHLDSWDLGDGSHDDGAGVVQSMEVLRLFKETGYQPKRTIRVVLFMNEENGLRGGNKYAEVAENKNENHIFALESDAGGFTPRGFSFEADDAQFAQIESWKPLFEPYLIHYFSRGGSGADIGPLKKGDIVLAGLRPDSQRYFDHHHAATDTFEHVNKRELELGAATMTSLIYLVDKYGMKHIDLEKDEKL; this is encoded by the coding sequence ATGAAAAAATACATTTTCGCCATTTTTTGCCTCATTTTTAGTGCTAATCTAATAGCACAAACCGAAGAAAAAACAAAGGATTCTCTTCAAATCCGTAAGCTATATGATGCCGCCCTGGTAAAAGGGCAGGCTTATGATTGGTTGGATCATCTTTCTAATAATATTGGTGGAAGATTATCAGGTTCTAGAAATGCTGAAAAGGCGGTGGAATATACCAAAGCCCAGTTAGAAGAACTTGGTCTCGATAAAGTTTGGCTGCAGCCTGTGATGGTGCCAAAATGGACAAGGGGAGCTCGAGAACACGCTTATATCCAAACCGGTCCGGGAATGACTACCGAAGTTAATATAACTGCCCTGGGCGGCTCTGTAGCAACTGCTGGCGGTGGTTTAAAAGCCAAAGTTATAGAAGTTCAGGGGATTGAAGACCTGGAAAATTATAAAGATGAAATTAAAGGAAAAATCGTTTTTTATAATCGGCCTATGCAACCGGAACTTATCCAAACTTTTGAAGCTTATGGTGGCTGTGTAGATCAGCGATATTCTGGTGCTGAAGCAGCTGGAAAATATGGAGCTGCCGGGGTAATAGTTCGTTCGGTTAGTCATAAAATTGATAAAAACCCCCATACGGGTTCTATGAGTTATGGAGATCTTCCTGATAGCAAACGAATTCCCGCCGCGGCAATTAGCACTAAAGATGCTGAATACCTTAGCGGAATTTTGAAATTAAAAAAAGATCTTGAATTTTACTATAAATTGAGTTCAGAAAATCACGGTGAAGTGCAATCTTATAATGTAATTGGCGAAATAACCGGAAGCGAATTTCCCGATGAAATTATGGTTGTTGGCGGGCATTTAGATTCCTGGGATCTTGGTGATGGTTCTCATGATGATGGTGCCGGTGTTGTACAATCTATGGAAGTTTTGAGATTGTTCAAGGAAACCGGTTATCAACCTAAAAGAACTATAAGGGTAGTATTATTTATGAACGAAGAAAACGGTTTACGCGGTGGAAATAAATATGCTGAAGTAGCCGAAAATAAAAATGAAAACCACATTTTCGCACTAGAAAGTGATGCCGGCGGATTTACCCCACGCGGGTTTTCGTTTGAAGCCGATGATGCACAATTTGCTCAAATAGAAAGTTGGAAACCACTTTTTGAACCATACCTAATACATTATTTTAGCAGAGGAGGTAGTGGGGCAGATATTGGGCCTTTGAAGAAAGGAGATATTGTACTTGCGGGGCTTAGACCAGACTCCCAAAGATATTTTGACCACCATCACGCCGCGACCGATACTTTTGAGCACGTAAACAAACGTGAGTTAGAATTGGGAGCAGCCACCATGACTTCCCTAATTTACTTAGTAGATAAATATGGTATGAAACATATTGACCTTGAAAAGGACGAAAAACTTTAG
- a CDS encoding ABC transporter permease, whose product MRNLRLIIQREYLARVRNKTFIIMTFLSPLILVGMFALIAYLSMLNSSEQRIIGLYDETEMFSSEFKDVEQVQYLDLSGKSFEEAKKMVNEQDYYGLIYIPENLSRDLKGVQFFGKESPGLGTVQAIEKTIADRLTREELIERGIDVNELNEAKTEVKIEIQNFSGERTSKMSNYIKMFFGGAAGYLLMMFIIIYGNMVMRSVIEEKTNRIIEIIVSSVKPITLMMGKVLGTSLAGITQFTIWVLLAGILAMVSFYVVGIDIFTVQKSQLETMEQIAQPEIAQLLMDVLNLPILSLVIFFLIYFIGGYFLYSAIYAAIGAAVDSETDTQQFMFPVILPLMLGIYVGFFSVIENPHGSVSTIFSMIPLTSPIVMLMRIPFGVPWWELAISITILIVTNFGVIWIAAKIYRVGILMYGKKASYKELFKWLKY is encoded by the coding sequence ATGCGTAATCTAAGGCTCATAATTCAGCGAGAATATTTAGCAAGGGTAAGGAATAAAACATTCATTATCATGACTTTTTTAAGTCCGTTAATTCTGGTAGGAATGTTCGCCCTTATTGCTTATTTAAGTATGCTTAACAGTAGTGAGCAACGAATTATAGGTTTGTATGATGAAACTGAAATGTTTTCTTCGGAATTTAAAGATGTGGAACAGGTTCAATATTTAGATCTTTCAGGAAAATCATTTGAAGAAGCTAAGAAAATGGTTAATGAGCAGGATTATTACGGTCTCATTTATATCCCTGAAAACTTAAGTAGAGACTTAAAAGGAGTTCAATTTTTTGGCAAAGAGTCACCGGGCCTGGGAACTGTTCAGGCTATCGAAAAAACAATTGCTGATAGGCTTACTCGCGAAGAACTTATTGAACGCGGTATTGATGTTAATGAGTTAAATGAGGCCAAAACTGAGGTGAAAATTGAGATTCAAAATTTTTCTGGTGAGCGTACCTCTAAAATGTCTAATTATATAAAAATGTTCTTTGGTGGTGCTGCAGGATATTTACTTATGATGTTTATTATCATTTATGGGAATATGGTCATGCGCAGTGTGATTGAAGAAAAAACAAATAGGATAATTGAGATAATAGTTTCTTCAGTAAAACCCATTACATTAATGATGGGGAAGGTTTTGGGCACCTCTTTAGCAGGGATTACACAATTTACAATTTGGGTATTATTAGCCGGAATTCTCGCTATGGTTTCGTTTTACGTGGTTGGCATAGATATCTTTACTGTTCAGAAATCTCAATTGGAAACTATGGAACAAATAGCTCAACCCGAAATCGCCCAATTACTAATGGATGTACTTAATTTGCCCATTTTAAGCCTGGTCATCTTTTTCTTAATTTATTTTATTGGAGGTTACTTTTTATATAGTGCAATTTATGCTGCAATAGGTGCAGCAGTAGACAGTGAAACTGATACACAACAATTCATGTTTCCGGTAATTCTGCCTTTAATGCTTGGAATTTATGTGGGCTTTTTCTCAGTCATTGAAAATCCCCACGGTAGTGTTTCTACCATATTTTCTATGATTCCGCTTACCTCACCCATAGTGATGCTTATGCGAATTCCCTTTGGAGTGCCGTGGTGGGAATTAGCTATTTCTATAACAATTTTGATTGTTACAAATTTTGGCGTTATTTGGATAGCAGCCAAGATTTACAGAGTGGGAATTCTTATGTATGGTAAAAAGGCCAGTTATAAAGAATTGTTCAAATGGCTTAAATATTAA
- a CDS encoding TIGR01777 family oxidoreductase: MRVLITGATGLIGSKISRSCRDKGIEVHYLTTSKDKLENKPDYKGFYWNPNENEIDSKAIEGVDAIINLVGASIAERWTPEQKEKILKSRTETASLLYKCLQENEHQIKQVVSASAIGVYPSSLEKLYTEEDQGVDDSFVGEVVVKWEEAVDNFKDLGIEVAKIRIGLVLAENGGMLEKLKEPVNFNVGSPLGNGKQWQSWIHIEDITGIFMYALENKLTGVYNAVAPNPVTNKEMVNEVASQLGKPVWLPNVPKVALKLVLGEMAHIVLSSQLVSSDKIEREGYSFNYVNLTKALEDLI, encoded by the coding sequence ATGCGTGTATTAATTACAGGAGCTACCGGTTTAATAGGATCTAAGATCAGTCGGTCATGTCGCGATAAAGGGATAGAAGTTCATTACCTAACTACCAGTAAAGATAAGCTTGAGAATAAGCCAGATTACAAAGGTTTTTACTGGAATCCCAATGAAAATGAAATTGACAGCAAAGCAATAGAAGGTGTTGATGCGATTATAAATCTTGTTGGAGCCAGTATTGCTGAAAGATGGACCCCGGAACAAAAGGAAAAAATTCTGAAAAGTCGCACCGAAACTGCGAGTTTACTCTATAAATGTTTACAGGAAAATGAACACCAGATAAAACAGGTGGTTTCAGCCAGTGCCATTGGTGTGTATCCTAGTTCGCTCGAAAAATTATATACTGAAGAAGATCAGGGAGTAGATGATTCTTTTGTAGGTGAAGTAGTTGTAAAATGGGAGGAAGCAGTAGACAATTTTAAAGACCTTGGAATAGAAGTCGCAAAAATAAGAATAGGACTTGTCCTTGCCGAAAATGGAGGAATGTTGGAAAAGCTTAAAGAACCTGTAAACTTTAATGTAGGTTCGCCACTTGGTAATGGAAAGCAATGGCAATCCTGGATTCATATTGAGGATATAACGGGTATCTTTATGTATGCCCTGGAAAATAAACTCACTGGAGTTTATAATGCCGTAGCCCCAAACCCGGTAACTAATAAGGAAATGGTGAATGAAGTGGCTTCACAGCTGGGGAAACCCGTATGGCTGCCCAATGTACCTAAGGTGGCCCTAAAGTTGGTATTGGGAGAAATGGCACACATAGTATTATCAAGTCAATTGGTTAGTAGCGATAAGATAGAGCGGGAAGGATATTCATTTAATTATGTAAACCTTACCAAAGCACTTGAAGATTTGATTTAA
- a CDS encoding nucleotide exchange factor GrpE: MSEKRKDIKGDQQDQPVKDQVEDVIDEAIEEVENENGDVKEEEQNAELTEEEKLKEELQKEKDKFLRLFAEFENYKRRTSKERLELFKTANQEVMTAMLPVLDDFDRALNELKKSGDKNLIQGVELIHNKFKETLNSKGLQAMNVKVGDDFDSEIHEAITQIPAPKDKLKGKIVDVVERGYKLGERIIRFPKVVTGK; encoded by the coding sequence ATGAGCGAAAAAAGAAAAGATATAAAAGGAGACCAACAGGATCAGCCTGTTAAAGATCAGGTTGAAGACGTTATTGATGAAGCTATAGAAGAGGTTGAGAACGAAAATGGAGATGTAAAGGAGGAAGAGCAAAATGCTGAACTTACTGAAGAAGAAAAGCTAAAAGAAGAACTTCAAAAGGAAAAAGATAAATTTCTACGTCTTTTTGCCGAGTTTGAAAATTATAAGAGAAGAACCTCTAAAGAGCGTTTGGAACTATTTAAAACTGCCAATCAGGAGGTAATGACCGCCATGTTGCCAGTTTTGGATGATTTTGACAGAGCTTTAAATGAATTAAAGAAATCTGGTGATAAAAATTTAATTCAGGGTGTAGAACTTATACATAATAAATTTAAGGAAACGCTTAATAGTAAGGGCCTTCAGGCGATGAATGTGAAAGTAGGAGACGATTTTGACTCTGAAATCCACGAGGCCATTACTCAAATTCCTGCACCTAAAGATAAGCTTAAAGGCAAGATAGTTGATGTAGTAGAGCGTGGTTACAAGCTCGGGGAACGTATTATTAGATTTCCTAAAGTAGTAACCGGCAAATAA
- a CDS encoding mechanosensitive ion channel family protein, with product MQEQETSGASEAIKEVVEEDIWGSLIDFWNLILFKYEISGTPIEITVGLILLVVFAFVLTSIVLRVIRSFITGKLAQQDKHKFISVFKFIKYFVYLVVILITLSSAGINITILLTASAALFVGIGLALQELFQDIIGGVFIILDKSLLVGDVIEMEGRVGRVFEIKLRTTRALTRDDKVMIIPNHKFMSDVIYNYTQNHATTREGVRVGVSYGSDTQKVKEVLIKCAKENSNIVESPEPFVLFEDFGDSSLVFSLHFYVTDSFVDPKIKSQLRFKIDEEFRKNNITIPFPQRDVHFYPTNNNLTQNLSKDE from the coding sequence ATGCAGGAACAGGAAACTTCAGGTGCTTCAGAAGCGATAAAGGAAGTGGTAGAAGAAGATATTTGGGGTAGCCTGATAGACTTCTGGAATCTTATTCTTTTTAAGTACGAAATTAGTGGTACGCCAATAGAAATTACGGTAGGTTTAATTTTACTGGTGGTTTTCGCTTTTGTTCTCACCAGTATTGTGCTTAGAGTAATTAGATCGTTTATTACTGGAAAACTGGCGCAGCAAGACAAGCATAAATTTATAAGCGTATTTAAGTTTATAAAGTACTTTGTTTATTTGGTGGTAATACTTATTACATTAAGCTCTGCCGGGATAAATATTACCATACTTTTAACAGCATCGGCTGCACTTTTTGTGGGTATAGGTTTAGCTTTACAAGAGCTCTTTCAGGATATTATTGGAGGGGTTTTTATCATTCTGGATAAATCCCTTTTAGTGGGAGACGTGATAGAGATGGAAGGTAGAGTTGGTCGTGTTTTTGAAATTAAGTTAAGGACTACCCGGGCCTTGACTAGGGATGATAAGGTTATGATTATTCCTAATCATAAGTTTATGAGCGATGTTATCTACAACTACACTCAAAACCATGCAACCACCCGTGAAGGAGTGCGAGTTGGTGTTTCTTATGGTAGTGATACTCAAAAAGTAAAAGAAGTTTTGATTAAATGTGCAAAAGAAAATAGTAATATCGTGGAAAGTCCTGAACCCTTCGTGCTTTTTGAGGATTTTGGAGATTCATCCCTGGTTTTTTCGCTACATTTTTATGTAACCGATAGTTTTGTAGACCCAAAAATAAAAAGCCAGCTTAGATTTAAAATAGATGAAGAATTTAGGAAAAATAATATCACCATTCCTTTCCCACAAAGGGATGTGCATTTTTACCCTACCAATAACAACCTAACTCAAAATTTATCTAAAGATGAATAA
- a CDS encoding DUF6268 family outer membrane beta-barrel protein: MNKTFKFIAFLMLGVVTFPAMAQSTDLARIEYTYFPQSDSDNSFRRFRTFVNFPIKLNENDAYLIPGVEYRNVNFRYRNNEAFSTNNLDRFQSFTGKIGYTFKMNDLWRFGAETGVKVASNFATEKLVRDDFIYTGSVFFIKIKEDERYVEPWRLILGLSYTTTTGFPFPLPVINYYKRFDEKWSYGLGIPKTNLKYHLNDRHQIQGFVTLDGFFANVQQNFNPYPQTNPGSNRLAESMSMTIVLSGLGYQYNFTDHISFYSYAGYTILNDIRLRDKDRENIYIIDENNTFYARAGLKFSIL, encoded by the coding sequence ATGAATAAGACCTTTAAATTTATAGCTTTCCTGATGCTGGGAGTTGTAACTTTTCCGGCAATGGCTCAATCTACAGATTTAGCACGAATAGAATACACCTATTTTCCGCAGTCAGATTCCGATAATTCATTTAGAAGATTTCGAACCTTTGTAAATTTTCCTATTAAACTTAATGAAAATGACGCATATCTAATTCCGGGTGTGGAATATAGAAATGTGAATTTTAGATATAGAAATAATGAAGCCTTTTCTACCAATAATTTAGATAGGTTTCAATCTTTTACCGGTAAAATAGGCTATACCTTTAAAATGAATGATTTATGGCGTTTTGGGGCAGAGACAGGAGTGAAAGTGGCATCTAACTTCGCTACAGAGAAGTTGGTGAGAGACGATTTTATCTATACCGGCTCAGTGTTTTTTATAAAAATTAAAGAAGATGAACGCTATGTTGAACCCTGGCGACTAATTTTAGGATTAAGTTATACCACCACCACAGGGTTTCCATTTCCATTACCTGTTATAAATTACTATAAACGATTTGATGAAAAATGGTCTTACGGATTAGGAATTCCAAAAACTAATCTAAAATATCATTTAAACGATAGGCACCAGATACAGGGTTTTGTAACTTTAGACGGATTTTTCGCTAATGTTCAACAAAATTTTAATCCATATCCACAAACTAATCCTGGTTCAAACCGGCTTGCAGAAAGTATGTCTATGACAATTGTACTAAGTGGTCTTGGGTATCAGTACAACTTTACCGATCATATTTCATTTTATTCCTACGCCGGTTATACCATTTTAAATGACATTAGATTAAGAGATAAAGACAGGGAGAATATTTATATAATTGACGAAAACAATACATTCTACGCCCGCGCGGGTTTAAAATTTAGCATTTTATAA